A genome region from Thermoanaerobacterales bacterium includes the following:
- a CDS encoding Cof-type HAD-IIB family hydrolase: protein MESEVWPLHYRLLAVDLDDTLLDSAFRVSPRNREALRGARERGVIVTLATGRMYASAARIARELGIDVPLITYQGALVRKASGGPALLHRTVPLDAARALVGALRAGGLHVNVYLRDRLYMAELTPVGARYAAISGVEAHPVGDLLALLEGGEEPTKVLAIAEEEVLDGVMAEMLPVYGSAVHITKSKPHFLEFSHPRATKGAALAWLAERYGVPREAVVAVGDSYNDLDMVEFAGLGVIMGNARAEVKERADFVAPPNDRDGVAEVIERFILEEGG, encoded by the coding sequence ATGGAGAGCGAGGTGTGGCCGCTGCACTACCGCCTTCTGGCCGTCGACCTGGACGACACCCTGCTCGATTCCGCCTTCAGGGTCTCGCCGCGCAACCGCGAGGCCTTGCGGGGGGCGCGGGAGAGGGGGGTCATCGTCACGCTGGCCACCGGGCGCATGTACGCCTCGGCGGCGCGGATCGCCCGGGAGCTGGGGATCGACGTCCCGCTGATCACCTACCAGGGGGCTCTGGTGCGCAAGGCCTCCGGGGGGCCGGCGCTGCTCCACCGGACGGTGCCGCTCGACGCGGCGCGCGCCCTCGTCGGCGCCCTGCGCGCCGGCGGCCTGCACGTCAACGTCTACCTGCGCGACCGCCTCTACATGGCCGAACTGACTCCGGTCGGCGCGCGCTACGCCGCGATTTCCGGCGTCGAGGCGCACCCGGTCGGGGACCTGCTCGCGCTGCTTGAGGGCGGGGAGGAGCCGACCAAGGTGCTGGCCATCGCCGAGGAGGAGGTCCTTGACGGGGTGATGGCGGAGATGCTGCCGGTATACGGGAGCGCGGTGCATATTACGAAATCCAAGCCGCACTTCCTGGAATTCTCTCACCCCCGCGCCACCAAGGGCGCCGCCCTGGCCTGGCTGGCGGAACGGTACGGCGTCCCGCGGGAGGCCGTGGTCGCCGTGGGGGACAGCTATAACGACCTGGACATGGTTGAGTTCGCGGGCCTGGGCGTAATCATGGGCAACGCCCGCGCCGAGGTCAAGGAGCGCGCCGACTTTGTCGCCCCGCCGAACGACCGGGACGGGGTGGCGGAAGTCATCGAGCGGTTCATCCTGGAGGAGGGCGGATAG